The DNA window CAGCCAGGCGGCGAGCACGGTGATCACGATGCCGACCGCGTACGAGGCGATCGGCACGGACGCCTTGACGGTCAGGTCGGAGGAGTCGAGGTGCATCCCCACCGCGCCCATCAGCTTGATCAGGCCCACCGCGAGCCCGAACCCGGCGGCCAGGCCCAGGGTGGAGCCGAGCACGCCGAGGATCAGCGCCTCCACCAGCACCGAGTTGTTGACCTGGGAGCGGCTGCCGCCGATGGCCCGCAGCAGGCCGATCTCCCGGGTGCGCTGGGCGACCAGCATGGAGAAGGTGTTGATGATCAGGAAGCCGCCGACCAGCAGCGAGATCCCGGCGAAGCCGAGCATGGCGTACTTCATGAAGTCCATGAAGCCGCCCATCTCCGACTCGGAGTCGGCGGCCGACTCGGCGGCCGTCTTCACGTCGTAGTCGCCGCTGAGCTTGGCCGCCACGGCCGCCTTGAGCTGGTCGTTGGTGCGGCTGCCGTCGCCGTAGGCCACCACGGAGGTGAAGACGCCGGTGCGGCCAAGCAGTTCGCGCTGCGCGGTCGGGGTGTCGAAGAAGACCAGGGCCGCGCCGGGGTTGGTGGCGGTGAAGGTGGCGATCCCGGAGATGGTGGCGCGGTAGTCGCCGACGGCGGTGATGATCCGCAGCTGGTCGCCGGTCTTCAGCTTGGCCTTGTCGGCGGTGTCCGCGTCCAGCAGCACCTGGTCGGGGCCCTGCGGCGCCTTGCCGTCGGTGATCTTCAGGGCGCTGTTGGGCGTCTCGTACCAGTTGTTGGCGATGGTCGGGGCGCCGCTGGTCGGGCCGACGGCCTTGTTGGTGGTCGGGTCGACGATGGTGGCGTTCTGCACCGACACCTCGCCGGTGGCGGTCTTCACGCCGGACTCGGCGGCGACCTGCTGGACCAGCGAGGCCGGCAGGGTGAGTGCCTGGGCGCCGCCGCGCTGCTGGTTGTCGCCGTGCTGCTGCTTGGGGCTGACGGTGACATCGGCCGCGGTGGAGGCGAAGAGCTTGTCGAAGGTGGCGGTGGCGGTGTCGGTGAAGACCAGGGTGCCGGAGACAAAGGCCACCGAGAGCACCACCGCGACCAGCGAGAGTGCCATCCGGCCCTTGTGGGCGAAGAAGCTGCGGAGAGAGGTCTTGAGCATCATGGCTGCGGTCCGTCCCGGTCAGCCGGCGCGGCGGCTGTCGAGGCCGGCGCTCCGGGAGTCGCCGGAGAAGCGCAGCATGCGCTCCAGCACGGCGTCGGCGGTCGGGGTGGACATGTCGTCCACGATCCGGCCGTCGGCCAGGAAGAGCACGCGGTCGGCATAGCCGGCGGCGACCGGGTCGTGGGTGACCATGACGATGGTCTGGCCCAGCTCGTCCACGCTGCGGCGCAGGAAGTTGAGCACCTCGGCACCGGAGCGGGAGTCCAGGTTGCCGGTGGGCTCGTCACCGAAGATGATCTCCGGCTTGGCGGCCAGGGCGCGGGCCACCGCCACCCGCTGCTGCTGACCGCCGGAGAGCTGGGTGGGCCGGTGCTTCAGCCGGTCGGCGAGGCCGACGGTCTCCACCACCTGGTCCAGCCACGCCTGGTCGGGCTTGCGCCCGGCGATGTCCATCGGCAGCGTGATGTTCTCCAGCGCGTTGAGCGTCGGCAGCAGGTTGAACGCCTGGAAGATGAAGCCGATCTTGTCCCGGCGCAACCTGGTGAGCTGCTTGTCCTTGAGGCCGGTGATCTCCGTGTCGCCGATCCATATCTGCCCGGAGGTGACCGAGTCCAGGCCGGCGAGGCAGTGCATCAAGGTGGACTTGCCCGAGCCCGAGGGGCCCATGATGGCGGTGAACCGCCCCCGGGCGATGTCCACGTCGACCTGGTCAAGCGCCATCACCCGGGTCTCACCGGTGCCGTACGCCTTGGTCACCTGCCGCGCGCCGGCCGCGGTCGCCGACGCGCCGCCGGCCTCTCCCCCGGCCGTGGCTGCCACGGGGGACCCGAAGGGGGCTGCTGCCGTCGTCACTGGTCTCTCCTTGATTCTGGGCCTGCTCGGAACGCCACCAGCCTGCGGGAGACGCAGCGCGCGCGACATGGTGCGCAGGGGCCTCTTCGACCGGGGGCTTTCCCCACCTGCTCCGGTGGGGCGGCGAGGTACTACGACGGTACGGGCGCGCGGCGGCGGGCGAGTCCTCCGGCGGGAGTATTCCGACCATCGGCGCTTGTCCGGGGTCCGCGGCCGCATCCCCTAGGGGCCCGGGCCCGGGGTCTCGGGGTCGCCGCGGCCACCCTGCGGAAGCCGGCCGCCGACGGCCGGGGCACCGCGCCGTCCCGCGCCTGCATCAACTCTGCTACAGCAGGGATCCCGGCTGCTGCGCACGCCCCCGGATGGGGCATCCTTCCCGCATGAACTCGTGGCAGGACGGCCGCTACGGCGGCGGCGCGCAGCAGGGCCAGGGCGGCGGCGGATACGGGGGCGGAGGCGGTGACGCCGAACCGACCCGGTCGATGCCGCACGTCCAGCGGCCCGGCCGCTCCGGCGCCCCGTACGGCGGCCGGCGCCCCGGCCCGCCGCCGCAGGCGCCCGCCACCACCTCGCGCGGCGGGTACGGCCCCGCCGCCACCCCCGCCGAGCCGCCGCTGCCGCCGGGCCTCAGCCCGCGCGGCCCCGGGGCCGGTCGGCCCGGCGGCTACGGGGCGACCGTGCCGCAGCAGTCGTCCGGCCCGGGCGGTCCCGGTGGGCCCGGCGGCCCGGGCGGCCCCGGTTACGGCGGACCGCCGCCGGGCCCGGCCCGGCCCTCCCGCTGGCCGCGCCGCCGCAAGGTCAAGGTGACCCTGCTGTCGCTGCTCTGCGCGCTGCTGGTGGTCACCGTCGGCACCTACTTCTGGGCGGACTCCAAGCTGCGCCGGGAGAACGTGCTCCAGGACTACCCGGGCCGACCCGCCGAGGGCAAGGGCACCAACTGGCTGATCGTCGGCTCCGACAGCCGCGAGGGCATGACCAAGCAGGACGCCAAGGACCTGCACACCGGGCTGGGCGCACCCGGCAAGCGCACCGACTCGATGATGGTGCTGCACATCGGGGACCACGGGAACACCATGATGAGCATCCCGCGCGACTCCTGGGTGACCGTCCCCGCGCACCCGGACAGCGACAAGCCGAGCAGCACCATCCCGGCCCGCAAGCACAAGATCAACGCGGCCTTCGCCTTCGGCGGCGCCCCGCTGCTCGTGAAGACGGTGGAGTCGGCGACCGGACTGCGCATCGACCACTACGCGGAGATCGGCTTCGCCGGCTTCCGCGACCTGGTCGACTCACTGGGCGGCGTCGACATGTGCCTGGACAAGGCCATGAAGGACAGCAAGTCCGGGGCCGACTTCAAGGCCGGGTGCCAGCACTTCAACGGCACCGACTCGCTGAAGTATGTGCGGTCCCGCTATGTGGACGGCACCGGCGACCTCGGCCGGATGAAGCGGCAGCGGCAGTTCCTGGCCGCCATCGCCGACGAGGCCGCCTCCCCCGGCACCATCGCCAACCCGTTCACCCTCTACCCGACGATCAGTTCGGGACTGGGCACCCTGGTCGTCGACGACGACTGCGGGCTGACCGACCTGACCTCGATGTTCTTTGCCATGAAGGGCGTGAGCGGCGGCAGCGGCAAGACCATCACGGTGCCGATCTCCAACCCCGGCCTGCCCACCTCCGAGGGTTCCTCGGTGGCCTGGGACGACGCCAAGGCCAAGGAGGTCTTCGACGCGCTGCGCAATGACACGGCCGTGCCGGATGTGAAGTGACCGGCTCCGCCGTCCGCCCGGGGCGTTCCCGGGCGGACGGCGGGGCGGGTTTCATTTCAGGGACGGGGGACGGGGGTCAGGAGCCGGTGCAGGTGACGGCGGGCGGGGTGGCCGAGCCGTTGGCGGTGAAGCCGAACGAGGTGGTGGCGCCGGGGGCCAGCGCGCCGTTGTAGGCGGTGTTGGCCACGGAGACCGTGCCGCCGCTCTGGGTGAGGGTGCCGTTCCACAGGTTGGTGACCGTCTGGCCTGCGGCGGTCCACCGCACCGTCCAGCCCTTGAGAGCGGTGGTGCCGGTGTTCTTCACGGTGACCTCGGCCTGGAAGCCGTCGGACCAGGAGCTGGTCACGGTGTACTGCGCGGTGCAGGCCACCCCTGTGGACGGGGAGGTCGGGGTGGGCGTGGGCGTGGGGGTCGAGGTGGTCGGGGTCGGCGTGGGGGTCGGGGTCGAGGTGGAGTAGCTGAGCCCGTACCCGTAGGCGAAGAGCGGAGTCTTGCCGTCACCCTGGTTGATCGGCTGCTGGGAGGCGCTCTGCATCCAGCTCATCGGCAGCTTGCCGGTCGGGTTGTAGTCGCCGTAGAGCACATCGGCGACGCCCTGCCCCTCGGTCCCCGGCAGCCAGGCCGCCACCAGCGCCTTCCAGTCGGGCAGTTGGGCGGCGATGTCCAGCGGACGCCCGGAGACCAGCACCACGACCACCGGGACACCGCTGGCCTTCAGCTTGGCAAGGGTGTTGAGGTCCGCCTGGTCCAGCCCCAGCGAGCCGGGCCGGTCGCCCTGGCCCTCGGCGTACGGGGTCTCGCCGATCACCGCGACGGCCGCGCTGTAGCTGCTGTCGATGCCGCTGCCGTCGCGGCTGTAGGTGACCTTGGAGGGGTCGGAGGCGGTCGCGCGGATGCCCTGGAGGATCGTGGTGCCAGGGGTGATGTTGCCGCTCGCGCCCTGCCAGCTGATGGTCCAGCCGCCGCTCTGGTTGCCGATGTCGTCGGCCGACTTGCCGGCCACGAACACCTTGCCGGACTTCGCCAGCGGCAGCACCCGGCCGTCGTTCTTGAGCAGCACCTGGGACTCCCGCACGGCCTGGCGGCCCAGCGCCCGGTGGGCGGCGGAGCCGACGGTGGAGGTGTAGGAGCGGTCGGTCAGCGGGCGCTCGAAGAGGCCGAGTTCGAACTTCTTGGTGAGGATGCGGCGGTTGGCGTCGTCGATCCGGGACATCGGGATGTGCCCGTTCTGCACCTCGCCACGGAGCAGGCTGATGAACGTCTTGTAGTCATTGGGGACCATCACCATGTCGATGCCCGCATTGACGGACGTGGTGATCTCGTCGGCGGTGAAGCCGGTGCGCCCGTCGAGCTGGTCGATGGCCGCCCAGTCGGAGACCACAAAGCCCTTGAAGCCCAGTTCACCCTTGAGGACATCGGTGAGCAGGTACTTGTTGCCGTGCATCTTGACGCCGTTCCAACTGCTGAAGGACGCCATCACCGAGCCCACGCCCCGGTCCACCGCCGCCTTGAAGGGCGGCAGGTGGATGGCGCGCAGTTCGGCCTCCGACAGCTCGGTGTTGCCCTGGTCGGTGCCGTTGGTGGTGCCGCCGTCGCCCATGTAGTGCTTGGCGGTCGCCAGGACCGAGGCGGGTCCGCCCAGGGTCGCGCCCTGGAGGCCGGTGATCTCCGTCGTCATGGCGGAGGGGATCTCCGGGGTCTCGCCGAAGGACTCATAGGTACGGCCCCAGCGGTCGTTGCGGGCGACGCAGAGACAGGGCGCGAAGTCCCAGTCCACGCCCGTACCGGAGACCTCCTCGGCGACCGCGCGCCCGATCTGCT is part of the Peterkaempfera bronchialis genome and encodes:
- a CDS encoding LCP family protein — encoded protein: MNSWQDGRYGGGAQQGQGGGGYGGGGGDAEPTRSMPHVQRPGRSGAPYGGRRPGPPPQAPATTSRGGYGPAATPAEPPLPPGLSPRGPGAGRPGGYGATVPQQSSGPGGPGGPGGPGGPGYGGPPPGPARPSRWPRRRKVKVTLLSLLCALLVVTVGTYFWADSKLRRENVLQDYPGRPAEGKGTNWLIVGSDSREGMTKQDAKDLHTGLGAPGKRTDSMMVLHIGDHGNTMMSIPRDSWVTVPAHPDSDKPSSTIPARKHKINAAFAFGGAPLLVKTVESATGLRIDHYAEIGFAGFRDLVDSLGGVDMCLDKAMKDSKSGADFKAGCQHFNGTDSLKYVRSRYVDGTGDLGRMKRQRQFLAAIADEAASPGTIANPFTLYPTISSGLGTLVVDDDCGLTDLTSMFFAMKGVSGGSGKTITVPISNPGLPTSEGSSVAWDDAKAKEVFDALRNDTAVPDVK
- a CDS encoding glycoside hydrolase family 3 N-terminal domain-containing protein, with translation MQRTSLYRTAAVVGAALAILSSVGNATQAAPAPALAPAAAPIQAAAAALPYQDASLPVATRVNDLMSRMTLDDKIGQMTQAERAALTPQSDLATYRIGSVLSGGGSAPSPNTAQSWADMYDSFQRTALTTPLAIPMIYGIDAVHGDNNVYGATIYPHNIGLGATRDPALVQQIGRAVAEEVSGTGVDWDFAPCLCVARNDRWGRTYESFGETPEIPSAMTTEITGLQGATLGGPASVLATAKHYMGDGGTTNGTDQGNTELSEAELRAIHLPPFKAAVDRGVGSVMASFSSWNGVKMHGNKYLLTDVLKGELGFKGFVVSDWAAIDQLDGRTGFTADEITTSVNAGIDMVMVPNDYKTFISLLRGEVQNGHIPMSRIDDANRRILTKKFELGLFERPLTDRSYTSTVGSAAHRALGRQAVRESQVLLKNDGRVLPLAKSGKVFVAGKSADDIGNQSGGWTISWQGASGNITPGTTILQGIRATASDPSKVTYSRDGSGIDSSYSAAVAVIGETPYAEGQGDRPGSLGLDQADLNTLAKLKASGVPVVVVLVSGRPLDIAAQLPDWKALVAAWLPGTEGQGVADVLYGDYNPTGKLPMSWMQSASQQPINQGDGKTPLFAYGYGLSYSTSTPTPTPTPTTSTPTPTPTPTSPSTGVACTAQYTVTSSWSDGFQAEVTVKNTGTTALKGWTVRWTAAGQTVTNLWNGTLTQSGGTVSVANTAYNGALAPGATTSFGFTANGSATPPAVTCTGS
- a CDS encoding ABC transporter ATP-binding protein → MTTAAAPFGSPVAATAGGEAGGASATAAGARQVTKAYGTGETRVMALDQVDVDIARGRFTAIMGPSGSGKSTLMHCLAGLDSVTSGQIWIGDTEITGLKDKQLTRLRRDKIGFIFQAFNLLPTLNALENITLPMDIAGRKPDQAWLDQVVETVGLADRLKHRPTQLSGGQQQRVAVARALAAKPEIIFGDEPTGNLDSRSGAEVLNFLRRSVDELGQTIVMVTHDPVAAGYADRVLFLADGRIVDDMSTPTADAVLERMLRFSGDSRSAGLDSRRAG